In Citrus sinensis cultivar Valencia sweet orange chromosome 3, DVS_A1.0, whole genome shotgun sequence, the sequence TGCcgcattttaaaaataaaaataaatggctGCTTTGGTTACAGGACGGTGCTTGTGCCTAACAATTTGCACGCTTTGCTTTGTGACTTCATccataatcatcatcatcctgCTTGTCACGCCAAAAAATGCCCCTCAGCCACGTCTCCTTCAAAACCCACGGTAACGACACCGTTTTTAACAGTGGCAAGAATTGTAAAAACGACTGACCATCAAACGTTAAAGAAAATACGAATCAaggttttatttaatatcGTTAATTGAAATCAGAGTTGTTGCCTTTTGCTTTGTCTCTCCTCTCTCATCTACCAGTCTTCacctctttaatttttgtttgtccTCTATTATTTTCTCCCCGATTTTCTCAGTGACCTAACGGGGATTGGAAgcattatcctttttttttttggttcttatTATTCTCAATGACTTATTATGAGGATGATGAGGTGGTGCCGGAGTTAACGCTGAGAATAGACattgatgaaaataataataataataaaggggACTACTTGAAATTGAGAGAATATGAAGAGGGGGAGCCTGGTTCACCAAGAAGATGGAGTTGCGGGAAAGTATGGTACTGGGTCAAGTTAGCTTTTTTTCTAACTTCTGTAGGTTTATTGGCTGCCGTTTTTATCAAATGGGTTGGTCCTTTTTTCATGGATAAGGTCagtttgtttataattttttcaaaactttatGTGTGCATGTGATTGTGTATGTATTTGGGATTCTTTGCTTGTTAAAATTTTGCGCTtaagcttattattatttttaatgaatttcatctttcttttttcttgcgGGTTTTGTATTGCTATCagtttattgattttgttttggattaTTCCTGTGTTTCGTATTCTGGATTGATAATTTTCTctgaattttgaaattcattaggttacataatttatatgcGAGTATAGTTATTATGTTTTGAACCATCGGTTATGTTAGGTTTCATGGTATTGTTTTGCCAATTTTATTAACACAGTCAGTTTCTAATTAATTGGAAGGAGTTTGTGGCTTTTATGATGTCTATGTATCACCAGAATTGAgtggttttgtttttgtggGTTTTAGGCATATCTATATACTGAGGTTTTCGGCTTTGTTTTCCGATGGTTGGACCTTTCTTCAAGGTTATAATTATCATTACTGGACACTCATGCTATTGCAGTTAGGAATTAGGTTGTATGTATCTTGTTAGGTCAACTGTGTTTTGTTCTGTGTTTAATTAGAGTTTCAGAAAAATGTGGTTTAGTTATGTGGCAATTACTGTGATAGTGGGCTTGGTATTGTTAACTTTTGACTCTACTGTCGgtctattttcttcttctcaacCCCTTTCAGAGGCTGCATGTTGATTCACAATTTTTGAGGCTCCTGGGTACTTTTGCCTTGTGCACTGAATATTCTGTATTCTATTTGTTTTCCATTAAAGCATGGTGTTCTGGTCTATGTTCCACGAAAGCAGGGTGTTCTGGTTTATGTTCCCTATTAATGCTTGTAGTATTGATGGTTGCTGCTGttgttttgagttttgagTATTGacctaaatgaattaatatgaCATGGTGTGAACTGGGTAGCAATGTGGGACTTTAGTAGTAATGGGTTCATATCATATGTTAGAGATGTGAATCAAtatggtaatttttttaaatgtactAAACTTTTACTGAGAGTAGTAGCTAATTTTTGTGTAAAAGTAAAACCAGGAATGTTGGTAGACTACATAATTGATGCAGCCATCAGGGTGGACGTGGGACTTTTTACTAGCTTGGATATATGTGGTTTTGTTTGGAATTGTGATGTAATTATGCATTACAGTTATCTCAGCTGGTTGAGAAATATATCCTTGTTAGAACTTGTTTTGATGTCAACCTTATACTTTTCTTAATCGTAGTTTGTTTACTTAAGCCAGTTGATGATCATATGCTCGCTTAATAATTATAGGACATGGTTGGTGAAAATTATGGGATTGACATTCATGAACTGTGGCTGAAAtatttgaatccatttttcCTTGGACTGACATATTATACTTATACCAGCAGGAAAATGCTACAACATAGTTAATATCTTGTGTAGTATATATGTGCATCAGTTGATGTTTTCCTTTGGGACTCTACCTAATCTGACTGCCAAACTTTTCAGGAGGTTATCCCAATAATAAACTGGGAGACAACAACGTTTAGTACCCCAGTGCTGGCTGTTCTGGTTTTTGCTTCAGTGGCATTATTCCCCACCTTACTTTTACCATCTTCACCCTCTATGTGGGTGGCTGGGATGACATTTGGTTATGGCTTTGGATTTCTACTAATTATGTCAGCTGTTGCTGTGGGCATATCACTTCCGTATTTCATTGGTTCTCACTTCCTTCATAGAATTCAAGTATGTATCATTGCCAAAATTGATTTGTGAATTATTTGTTTGCAAAACTCTTTATTTCTATCTGAACCAATTTTTGATCCTTACGTAGGGTTGGTTAGAGAAGTATCCAAAGAAAGCTGCTATCCTAAGAGCTGCTGGTGAAGGAAACTGGTTTCATCAGTTCCGTACTGTAGCCTTGATCAGGATTTCTCCTTTcccatatattatatataattactgTGCTGTGGCGACGCATGTTAAGTATGGTCCATACTTCTTGGGTTCATTGGTCGGGATGGTCCCTGAAATTTTCGTTACAATATACACGTATGTATTCGGTCTTCCCATCTTATTTACATAATCTGCCCCGTtcagtttttgttttgaaaacattttcttattctCTTACCCTGTTGCATAGTACGACATGCATGTAGACAAATCTCAGACAAATAGATTCATGCATAAAAGCTCCATGCGAGTACTGTTTCTTGCTGCATTGACTAGGCTTGTCATAACCATGTTCCATGTTTGAACTTCTATGCTGATCCTCAGaaagatataatattttcatattaaagaCAATTTGTTGCCTGATGCTTGTTTATCGCCATGTTCAATCCAAATTCGGTTCTTGTTCTAAATTGTTGGCTGATTTATTGAACCTCCATGTCAACCTGTGGAACAGGTAACATGTTTTCTTAttaaagtcatttttttaaatgctgGTTTGGTGGTGTATTCAATCAATCTGCAAGCAGTTGCAATCTTTTTCTTATGTCCATGCAGCGTCCTAAGAAAGCCTTTCATTAAGTCAAAACTTTGATTGCTATTGCCTATACTTGTATCAGTGCATGCATACCCAAATTCATTCTAGAAACCAAATTGACCTTTTAGGAGACGCACATGGAACTGCCCTGGACAGTGAAATTGCTCAAGGGgaaatcaaaaagaaaagttggAATTAGCTTTTAATGTTCTTCAAAGGAAAATAGCAAGCCAGTACTTGTTGGTTAAATATCTTCCAAATGATATAGTCAGTTTCATAACCTTGAACAAAACTTTTAGTTTTGTGAGCTTGAAGTTGATTGCTTCTCTGTGATAACTAGTTTGCTGAAAATCCCAATTGGTATAGTCCTCATGGtcttttgaatttgaagattCCATGAATAACGTTTTGTCCTGAGTTATCAAAGGAGCAGCTATTGAAACTGCACGACCTAGTTTTCTATCGGAGGAAAGGCTATAATAGCACCTGGAAATGCttgtatttttacatttttgggttaaatcCCAAAATATGTTCTCTAAATGAGTTATTAATTGATGAGGTCATATGAATGTTAACTTGTACAGCAGCTGTGTTCAGTGTCAATGTTTGGCTTTTTCCCTTTGAAGTCCAACATTTGGTtaacctttttaaaaaaaaaaaaaaaaatctctctttAAAGAACTTGTTTCTTGTGTAATAGAAATGCttaaatgtatttttctcTGATAACACGGTACAATTGTTGGATGCGTAAGGCAGGCCTTGAGAGGCATATGTCTTTGAATTTCAACGAATTCATCGGGATCTTGTTGTTGCAGTGGGATCTTGATACGTACCTTGGCAGATGCTTCACACGAACACCACTTCCTTTCAGCCCCACAGATCATTTTAAATGTTCTTGGATTTGCTGCATCTGTTGCTGCCACTATTTTCTTCACAGTGTATGCAAAAAGGCAGCTCAAGATATTGCAGGGAGAAGGAGAATCTCTATTGCAGTAGCCAGTGAGTTTTCTGGTTTGCATTTGAGATAATCCTTACCATCACACAAGCTAGGAGTGCCTTCTGCATATTTAACAACGCTGGATGCCTGGATGAggtttcatttattaaaccaACTTCATTCAGAGTTTATTGTGGCGATCATGCTGTATAAAAAGGTGTGGAAAGGAAACATAGGgagccaaaaaaaattgaaaaaaaaaaaaaaaccactaACATGATAGgaaggctttttttttttttttccctctgtTTTACTTGTTTCTGTTCCTCTGGAATATTATCATTGTTCATCTCTCTCAatgtatataaattgatttgaacATGTGCCTGAAAAGGCTAAATTGGAAGTTggtgaaattttggaatgcaaaGTACTACAATTTGATGGAATGACCTGTCGTAGCTGATGAATCCTGTAGAATTTCATGTTTTGTAATAGACTAATGGCATCCTTGATTTCTTTCTTGAGACCGGATTGAGTTCATGTGGGCATATTTCTTCGAtgtgatttttcctttttttcacAATCTTAGAGAGTTGTGACCAAATTTTTCCATATGGATGCACAAATATATTAGATTGTATGTAGTTCAAGAGCCTTGTCGGTAGCTTGTACATTCTCCAATAATGCACCCAGTACAAGATTGGGGCATTGAGTTATTGTTCAATAAATATACCTTACTATACTTGAACAAAGTTATTTCTAAGTTTGTATTTCAGTTTCAAAAAATGTCACCAGAATAATGACCTGTCGGATGTATCGCCTCAGATACAAAAAATGAGTATTCATATTGTATAGTTCATTGGTCTTACatgttttatcaatttttttttttttgaatgtcGAGCATATCTTTTGAGTTGGACACTTGATTTTAGAGTTTGTGTTTGGcaattctcatttttcaaaagcttTAGCAAATTACCCTTAAAGGCTTGTTTGAGATTGTTTTTCAGAGGTTCAAaagtatttttgaaaagttaaaaattaattttagtatttagtaaatttttttagaaaccaCTTTTAACAAAATCACTCCATCTTACagtagattttaaaaaatatcgaAAGagtagatttttaaaatctgattttaagaattattttttatttatataatttcatatatatcatcatgtatattataaaaattcaacattATCCTtgttagttaaaaaataaaattattaactttaaagaaattattattattattaccaattatattgagataacaaatataaaagtaaaattaataatacaaaatagttattttagctattaatttttatatatacacaattaaaaatattatataaatatatgtgtatgtaaataaattttattcaatattctatctaatttagttatttatattcttacagTAGTTTAACggtaatatttactaaatatgtATGACTGATTTTAAAACTCACTGACACTTTCAAGAACAaattttgtcaaacttttaaattaattatttctacaTAACAATTAATAGCAATTATGTTAAAAGTTACGTACCGCTTACccttctaataataataataataatgataacaatAGCAAGAAAGAGATCGGCGTATTCAGTATGTCAACGAGATGTGCTGGATCATCACAAGTGCCATCTGCATTTTCTTGTCATCTTAGCTGGCAAATTATGTCTTTGTCCATTATTCACACGACAGACAATGCATACATAGTATACGTAGCTGCCCATATGATATACTAACAAAGGTAAAGCCAAAAATATTGTCAAGTTTCTTCTaatcggaaaaaaaaaaaaaacaaatatttttaatagttttagtTTCATgatacagtttttttttttaaataaaaaaaaattgcatgattgatgatgatagacaataaaaaaaaaaaataatgatgacaTGAAGTACGAGTATGTGGAATTATTAGAGCTAATAAGCTGGAGCCTGGAGGGAGCCGAGCAATCTTACcttaattgatatttgattgttACACAGAATTAAAACCACATCCTCTCAAGTCAAAGTCCTTCTCCAGCACTCATCAAATCTTTATGCACATTTCTGGTCGCGTTTGAGTCACGAATTATCCCCCGTGCCCTGTGACGCACATTAtggtgtttgatttttttggttaaatgaCAAGCTCCTCCAGCATAATTACGTGGGAGCATATGTCACATGCAAAACAGCTCCAAGATCcacaacaattattttgtttgacGTAGCAAGCTAATGATAGCAACGGCATAATTGCTATCCATGTAACATAGGCATAAATATTCAGATGTTTACTCGAACAACACTATCAATTTGGATCTTTCACAAGCAATTATCTACTCATAAAATTGTACTAACAAGCGCGTAGATCAGTTAGTATATGATTGTTCTAATTTAACTAAAATCCTcgatttgaattttaaaaatacagctGCGTTAAATATTTGTTGTGAGAGTTTTACCACTTTAGTGGTTTTACCTAACTAAAATCTGAATTAGTCGGGACTTAATGTGATCTTCGAATATCAGATgatttaatacaaaaaaaaaattagctttaCTATAGTGTGAGCAACCAAGAACACTGGATAATTACCCTACAAAatcatttgattattttgaaaatctctGTTTTGCCTAAGAGTCTGCTTCGCGCACACAAATTAAGCAAAGGCATCTCTGCCTTCACAAACAACCTGATCATCGTGTATAGCGCTGGCAAAAAAAGTATTATGCTGCAGTGCTGTGAGACGTTGACATGGGCATATTcggaattaaagaaaataaaagaaggatGCGTAACTGATGGGGACCACCTTTGATGTGGACCATACAAACGGGATCGTATGGATCTGGTAAAGACCATTTGGctttgtttctgttttttaGGTAGAATTAGCAAGTGCTTTCAGATACCTAAGTTGATCACACcgtttattctattttatgtttataatcaACGGTCATTAAAATAGTGTCAGGATGGCCTCGGAATCAGATAAATGTGCGTACCTtctccaaaaaagaaaaataatgcgCGCACTAACCTCCTCGCTTCTGTGTATTTTTCGGACCGATTGATGCCATATTGCCATCCCACCATACTTAGTCAAATGCTACCGGACCAAAGTTTAAAgccaaagtaaaaaaaaaaaagaggtaaaaaagggtaaaaattattgttacgAGTTGTACAAgagcaatttaaaaaaaaaaattggaatgatacatacatacatatatgtatttcattttaattaagaatattaaaaaaaaggggaggAGGGGGAAACCACCCATGGGTTTGCGAAAAGGGATTCATTCAATCCCATGGTTTGGTTATGTATCCACATTGCATGATCTGATTTGGATGGTGCCATTTAAAGCTTCTTTGCTTATTTGATTCATCATTAATAACAaagtttgtgtgtgtgtttactttaatttatatgcTCCTGGTCCAGTGGCTCGTATCACTCGGTATGGGTCTTCCCACTTTGGGCCAAGAGCGCCATGGTTAGGATTCCTGGTATTCTGGTTCACCTTCCTAAGTACCCAATTTCCTGCTCGGAACTGCCTCACACGTACATTCTTATTGTAATAACGCATGACCCTTTGCTGACATTGGGCCACTTTCTGCGAGGCCCCTTCCCTTTTCTCCTCCAGCAGGTCTAGGCTTAAGCAGATCTGCTCGTCATTTTGCTCCTCAACGAAATGTTCCGTTCTATGTGTCCCCACTCCAATCTCTGCTGGGATTACCGCCTCATGACCAAAAGCTAAAGCGAACGGTGTTTCTCCTATGGCGGTTTTGTGAGTTGTCCTGTAGGCCCACAGTACCCCTGATAGCTCGTCAACCCAAGCTCCCTTCTTCTCCCCCAATCTAGTCTTTAGGAGCTTCTTTATCaccttgttggctgcttccacTTGCCCGTTTGCCTGGGGGTGTGCGGGGGTGCAGAACTTCAGGTCCACCCCTAGGTTTCGGCAAAATTCCCTGAAGTTGCCGTTGTCAAATTGCCTCCCATTGTCTGTGATGATGGCGTAGGGGATCCCATATCTGCAGATGAtgtttttccaaataaaatctGTTGTCTTCCTCTCTGTGATCTGGCTGAGGACTCCTACTTCCACCCACTTGGTGAAGTAGTCTATTGCCACGATTGCATGTGTCGCCGCTCCTCGTCCCTTAGGTAATAGACCAATCAAGTCGATTCCCCATTGAGCGAAAGGCCATGGGGATGTCATAGCCGTCAGTTTCTCCGGTGGTTGTGCAGGAACCTCGGAGAAGCTTTGGCATGTTTTACAATTCTTGGCCATCCTTTTGGCATCCTGGTGCATGGTTGGCCAGAAGTATCCTTGCCGGAGTGCCTTGAAGGCTAAAGTTCTTGCTCCCGAGTGATTGCCGCATATTCC encodes:
- the LOC102617193 gene encoding uncharacterized protein LOC102617193 isoform X2, whose translation is MTYYEDDEVVPELTLRIDIDENNNNNKGDYLKLREYEEGEPGSPRRWSCGKVWYWVKLAFFLTSVGLLAAVFIKWVGPFFMDKEVIPIINWETTTFSTPVLAVLVFASVALFPTLLLPSSPSMWVAGMTFGYGFGFLLIMSAVAVGISLPYFIGSHFLHRIQGWLEKYPKKAAILRAAGEGNWFHQFRTVALIRISPFPYIIYNYCAVATHVKYGPYFLGSLVGMVPEIFVTIYTP
- the LOC102617193 gene encoding uncharacterized protein LOC102617193 isoform X1 — translated: MTYYEDDEVVPELTLRIDIDENNNNNKGDYLKLREYEEGEPGSPRRWSCGKVWYWVKLAFFLTSVGLLAAVFIKWVGPFFMDKEVIPIINWETTTFSTPVLAVLVFASVALFPTLLLPSSPSMWVAGMTFGYGFGFLLIMSAVAVGISLPYFIGSHFLHRIQGWLEKYPKKAAILRAAGEGNWFHQFRTVALIRISPFPYIIYNYCAVATHVKYGPYFLGSLVGMVPEIFVTIYTGILIRTLADASHEHHFLSAPQIILNVLGFAASVAATIFFTVYAKRQLKILQGEGESLLQ